A genomic stretch from Chloroflexota bacterium includes:
- a CDS encoding carbohydrate kinase family protein yields MNPQPIRFVVVGDATLDVTVRSPVTASAGSDSPARITVAPGGQGANLSVRLARRGARVDLVAAVADDLPGQQLRDALVADGVALVPLPTARSGIVVSLVDSSGERAMLSDRVSFDAEALASPAVHAALDTATWIHVSGYPLADSGSGDALAALAAGRRAGQVCSVGGGSFAGGNGLLSRLQMTRPDLVLVDRAEASTLLGAGSTTGRLRTAEELAAGLVSTLGGVAVVTDGAGGAAAASGAQTLTMSPSPGAAVDATGAGDAHAAGILLAVAGGAWPPTTSALRDALQRAGRLGAEVAGVVGAQARVPSEARR; encoded by the coding sequence GTGAACCCCCAGCCGATCCGATTCGTGGTGGTCGGCGACGCGACCCTCGATGTCACGGTCCGCAGCCCGGTGACCGCCAGCGCCGGGTCCGATAGCCCCGCCCGCATCACTGTTGCACCAGGCGGGCAGGGCGCCAACCTCTCGGTTCGCCTGGCGCGGCGCGGGGCGAGGGTGGATCTCGTGGCGGCGGTGGCCGATGACCTCCCCGGCCAACAGCTGCGGGACGCGCTGGTCGCGGACGGGGTGGCGCTGGTGCCGTTGCCGACCGCCCGCAGCGGGATCGTCGTGTCGCTGGTGGACAGCTCCGGAGAGCGCGCCATGCTGAGCGATCGCGTCTCGTTTGACGCGGAGGCCCTCGCATCTCCCGCGGTGCACGCGGCGCTGGACACCGCCACCTGGATTCACGTCTCCGGCTATCCGCTGGCCGATTCGGGTAGCGGCGACGCCTTGGCCGCCCTGGCGGCCGGGCGACGCGCCGGGCAGGTTTGCAGCGTGGGCGGAGGCTCCTTCGCCGGCGGGAATGGACTGCTCTCCCGGCTCCAGATGACCCGACCGGACCTCGTCCTCGTCGACCGCGCCGAGGCGTCGACCCTCCTCGGCGCAGGGTCTACGACGGGCCGTCTCCGGACAGCGGAGGAGCTGGCGGCCGGCCTGGTATCGACCCTCGGGGGAGTCGCGGTCGTGACCGACGGCGCGGGAGGCGCGGCAGCGGCGAGTGGCGCCCAAACGCTGACCATGTCCCCTTCACCGGGCGCGGCGGTCGACGCCACCGGCGCCGGGGACGCTCACGCGGCGGGGATCCTGCTCGCGGTGGCCGGAGGCGCGTGGCCGCCCACCACCTCGGCCCTGCGCGATGCCCTGCAGCGGGCCGGGCGCCTTGGCGCCGAGGTTGCCGGCGTGGTCGGAGCCCAGGCCCGCGTCCCCTCCGAGGCGCGCCGATGA
- a CDS encoding pseudouridine-5'-phosphate glycosidase: MTNDWLALSDEVRHAVAAGRPLVALESSLVAQGLPAPHNLETALAAEAEVRAHGAIPATIAIADGRVVVGADRALLERLADPASRPAKAASRDLGPLLASRMLAATTVSATMRVAHAAGIGLMATGGIGGVHRGAERSFDVSSDIDELAATPVAVVCSGAKAILDLPATLELLETRRVAVIGLRTSELPAFYSATSGLPLTHTLDSPAAAARLIAAHRSLPGVGGLLLVQPPPAEVAIPADVLEGWIIEALDAAVAGGVRGAAVTPYVLSRVVEASGGRALRANIGLIVANAGAAAEVAVALSALS; encoded by the coding sequence ATGACCAATGACTGGCTCGCCCTCAGCGACGAGGTGCGTCATGCGGTGGCCGCGGGTCGGCCGCTGGTGGCGCTCGAGTCGTCCCTCGTCGCCCAGGGGCTGCCTGCGCCGCACAACCTGGAGACCGCGCTTGCCGCGGAGGCCGAGGTTCGGGCCCATGGCGCCATCCCGGCCACCATCGCCATTGCTGACGGACGGGTCGTGGTCGGGGCCGATCGTGCGCTGCTGGAGCGTCTTGCCGACCCGGCCTCGCGACCGGCCAAGGCCGCGTCGCGCGACCTGGGCCCGCTGCTCGCATCACGGATGCTGGCGGCGACCACCGTCAGCGCCACCATGCGAGTGGCCCATGCGGCGGGGATCGGGCTGATGGCCACCGGCGGGATCGGGGGCGTCCATCGGGGGGCGGAACGCAGCTTCGACGTGAGCTCCGACATCGACGAGCTGGCAGCCACGCCGGTGGCCGTGGTGTGCAGCGGGGCGAAAGCGATCCTCGACCTGCCCGCCACGCTGGAGCTGCTGGAGACGCGGCGCGTGGCGGTGATCGGGCTGCGGACGTCCGAGCTGCCAGCCTTCTACAGCGCCACCAGCGGCCTGCCGCTCACCCATACGTTGGACTCGCCGGCGGCGGCAGCCCGGCTGATCGCCGCGCACCGGTCTCTGCCCGGGGTGGGCGGCCTGCTATTGGTTCAGCCCCCACCGGCGGAGGTGGCCATCCCGGCCGATGTATTGGAAGGCTGGATCATCGAGGCGCTGGACGCGGCCGTCGCCGGCGGCGTGCGGGGCGCTGCCGTGACCCCGTACGTGCTGAGCCGCGTCGTGGAGGCCTCGGGCGGGCGCGCGCTGCGCGCCAACATCGGTCTGATCGTCGCCAACGCTGGTGCAGCCGCCGAGGTGGCCGTCGCGTTGAGCGCGTTATCCTAG
- a CDS encoding CTP synthase, with the protein MAKYIFVTGGVTSSLGKGITAASIGRLLKARGIPVSILKLDPYINIDPGTMSPYQHGEVFVTDDG; encoded by the coding sequence ATGGCGAAGTACATCTTTGTCACGGGCGGCGTGACCTCCTCGCTCGGAAAGGGGATCACCGCCGCATCGATCGGGCGTCTCCTCAAGGCGCGCGGCATCCCGGTCTCCATCCTAAAGCTCGATCCCTACATCAACATTGACCCCGGCACCATGTCGCCGTACCAGCACGGCGAGGTCTTCGTGACCGATGACGG
- a CDS encoding UbiA family prenyltransferase has protein sequence MLRRAWAAVRLVHPAPTAAVTALSAALATILAVEGGGRVDVVTIALVTASVAGSQVFTGATNDLTDQTRDAILRPEKPLPAGDLSASAALWIAAAGLAVQVVTAGRLGTLPLVLGMAASASALAYNLWLSRTPLSVVPYLVSFGLLPLWIAASVGVPLERVAPAVLLVGPFAAAAHLANTLRDFDADAALGSRCLAQVLGRRTAHRLALALAVGVGVGVALSFMLASRLQAASVVLGVLGLVAILRGTSNATRLWQGVLAAAILWTIAWALASAPQG, from the coding sequence GTGCTGCGCCGTGCCTGGGCCGCCGTGCGACTGGTCCATCCCGCTCCAACCGCGGCGGTGACCGCACTGTCCGCCGCGCTGGCCACGATCCTGGCCGTCGAGGGGGGCGGCCGGGTCGACGTCGTCACGATCGCGCTGGTCACCGCCAGCGTGGCGGGCTCGCAGGTCTTCACCGGCGCCACCAACGACCTGACCGACCAGACTCGGGACGCCATCCTGCGGCCGGAGAAGCCGCTGCCGGCCGGGGACCTGTCGGCAAGCGCGGCTCTGTGGATCGCGGCCGCTGGGCTCGCGGTCCAGGTGGTGACCGCCGGCCGGCTGGGCACGCTGCCCCTGGTCCTGGGCATGGCGGCCAGCGCTTCGGCCTTGGCCTACAACCTGTGGCTGTCGAGAACCCCGTTGTCGGTGGTCCCGTACCTGGTGAGCTTCGGACTGCTGCCCCTGTGGATCGCGGCCAGCGTGGGCGTCCCGCTGGAACGGGTGGCCCCGGCGGTCCTCCTGGTCGGCCCGTTTGCCGCAGCCGCGCACCTGGCCAACACGCTGCGCGACTTCGATGCCGATGCCGCGCTCGGCTCACGCTGCCTGGCCCAGGTGCTCGGGCGGCGCACCGCCCATCGGCTGGCGCTCGCCCTGGCGGTGGGCGTCGGCGTGGGGGTTGCGCTGAGTTTCATGCTGGCGTCGCGGCTGCAGGCGGCCAGCGTCGTGCTGGGAGTATTGGGTCTTGTGGCCATCCTGCGCGGGACGTCGAACGCCACGCGGTTGTGGCAAGGGGTCCTGGCTGCCGCGATTCTGTGGACCATCGCCTGGGCGCTGGCCAGCGCCCCGCAGGGCTAG